A window of Sphingobium herbicidovorans contains these coding sequences:
- a CDS encoding potassium transporter Kup has protein sequence MTKDPHPSPAAVAASPSHIPKDRLPVLMLGAVGVVFGDIGTSPLYALKESFIGPHPLAVDQLHIFGVLSLIFWSLMLIVTVKYVLVAMRADNRGEGGPFALLALVSRHLGASRWSGTLIVLGVLAASMFYGDAMLTPAISVLSAVEGLTVVEASLQPLVLPIAVVILVALFLIQSRGTARVGALFGPIVLVYLATLAALGVANIAAHPEIIGILNPYRAFEFFLYDTRLAFLAMGSVFLAVTGAETLYADMGHFGRKAVGLSWLTLAYPCLMLNYMGQGALLLGTPEAVENPFYLMAPEWARLPLVLIATAATIIASQAVISGAFSVTHQAIQLGFLPRLRTLHTSEKAAGQIYIPSVNWGLLVMVLVLVLGFGESTRLASAYGISVIGTMLITTLMLGFLVFKVWRWNRWLATGTIGLFMLVDGTYFASNITKIPDGGWFPLAVAAVLFTVLTTWSKGRRLMRMRLEDGGMPLPVFIKSAAASAHRVRNTAVFMSASPEGIPPALLHNLKHNQVLHERVLILTVLIEEVPYADPDKRLEAHDAGLGFYRLILHYGFMEDVNIPRDLAALNCIGGPFDMMTASFFLGRQKLVISADQPGMAVWRERLFSWMNKSSESAMEFFKIPTNRVVELGSQIQI, from the coding sequence ATGACAAAAGACCCTCATCCATCGCCTGCCGCCGTGGCGGCTTCCCCCTCTCACATCCCGAAGGACAGGCTACCCGTGCTCATGCTCGGCGCCGTGGGCGTCGTATTCGGCGACATCGGCACATCGCCGTTATACGCACTCAAGGAAAGCTTTATCGGTCCGCATCCGCTGGCGGTGGACCAACTGCATATCTTCGGTGTGCTGAGCCTCATCTTCTGGTCGCTGATGCTGATCGTTACCGTGAAATATGTGCTCGTTGCGATGCGTGCCGACAATCGAGGCGAGGGAGGGCCGTTTGCGCTGCTAGCGTTAGTGTCACGCCATCTCGGCGCGAGCCGATGGAGCGGGACTCTAATAGTCTTGGGCGTACTGGCGGCTTCCATGTTCTACGGAGATGCAATGCTGACACCGGCAATTTCGGTCCTGTCGGCGGTCGAGGGACTGACCGTGGTCGAAGCGAGTCTCCAGCCGCTGGTGCTGCCAATTGCAGTGGTCATCCTTGTGGCGCTTTTCCTGATTCAGTCACGCGGCACGGCGCGGGTGGGCGCGTTGTTCGGGCCGATCGTGCTGGTCTATCTCGCCACCCTGGCGGCGCTAGGCGTGGCCAACATCGCCGCGCACCCGGAAATCATTGGCATTCTCAACCCCTATCGGGCGTTCGAGTTCTTTCTTTACGACACCCGGCTGGCGTTCCTGGCCATGGGGTCGGTTTTCCTAGCGGTTACAGGCGCCGAGACGCTCTATGCCGATATGGGCCATTTCGGGCGCAAGGCGGTTGGACTGAGTTGGCTGACACTCGCCTATCCATGCCTGATGCTCAATTATATGGGACAGGGCGCGTTGCTGCTCGGTACGCCTGAAGCGGTCGAGAACCCGTTTTACCTGATGGCGCCCGAATGGGCACGGCTGCCGCTGGTGTTGATCGCCACGGCCGCCACGATTATCGCCAGCCAAGCGGTGATCTCCGGCGCATTCTCAGTGACTCATCAGGCGATCCAGTTAGGTTTTCTGCCGCGCCTGCGGACATTGCACACCAGTGAGAAGGCCGCAGGGCAGATTTACATCCCGTCGGTGAACTGGGGCCTGCTGGTCATGGTACTGGTGCTTGTGCTGGGCTTTGGAGAATCGACCCGTCTCGCATCGGCCTATGGCATATCGGTGATCGGCACGATGTTGATCACTACGCTGATGCTTGGCTTCCTGGTGTTCAAGGTCTGGCGCTGGAACCGCTGGCTGGCAACGGGAACGATCGGCCTGTTCATGCTGGTAGATGGAACTTACTTTGCCTCCAACATTACCAAAATTCCCGATGGCGGCTGGTTTCCTCTGGCGGTGGCGGCCGTGTTGTTCACCGTGCTGACCACCTGGTCGAAGGGCCGCCGCCTGATGCGCATGCGGTTGGAGGATGGCGGCATGCCGCTGCCGGTATTCATCAAGTCCGCCGCCGCGTCCGCGCACCGGGTCCGCAACACAGCCGTTTTCATGTCGGCTTCGCCCGAGGGCATTCCCCCGGCACTGCTCCACAATCTAAAGCACAACCAGGTACTGCACGAGCGGGTGCTGATCCTGACCGTGCTGATTGAGGAAGTGCCTTATGCCGATCCGGACAAGCGACTGGAGGCACATGACGCGGGGCTTGGCTTCTACCGCCTGATACTACATTATGGCTTCATGGAAGACGTCAATATCCCACGCGACCTCGCAGCGCTGAACTGCATCGGCGGACCGTTCGACATGATGACCGCCAGCTTTTTCCTGGGGCGGCAGAAGCTGGTCATTTCGGCGGACCAACCGGGAATGGCGGTGTGGCGCGAACGGCTATTCTCTTGGATGAACAAGAGTTCCGAGAGCGCGATGGAGTTTTTCAAGATCCCGACAAACCGCGTGGTCGAATTGGGTAGCCAAATTCAGATATAG
- a CDS encoding DEAD/DEAH box helicase has product MHFTDLGLAEPILKALAAKNYASPTPIQTQAIPVLLQGKDLCGIAQTGTGKTAAFALPSLDHFARNPKQTPLQGCRMLVLSPTRELAAQIAQSFRDYGRFMKLSVEVVFGGVPINRQIRALGRGVDIVVATPGRLLDLIDQRAFTIKDTEIFVLDEADQMMDMGFIHPLKRIAKLLPRERQNLFFSATMPGEIESLAAQFLNNPVKVSVAPQATTAERVRQQATFVNQVEKQALLTLTVKNEPIDRALIFTRTKHGADRVVRFLEGAGIQSVAIHGNKSQAQRTTALQAFRHGHVKLLVATDIAARGIDVSGVSHVINFELPNVPEQYVHRIGRTARAGAEGVAISFVADDEKPYLKAIERTTRIKLDIVPLPENFVEAVRNLPKAAPQRKGREQTPEQKARRADGQRRYQDDQRQQRGTAERAHRPDGDAKPAKKNFRRGRGGVGAHKGAVQKVGGR; this is encoded by the coding sequence ATGCATTTCACCGACCTTGGTCTCGCCGAGCCCATTCTAAAGGCGCTCGCCGCCAAGAATTACGCATCCCCCACCCCGATCCAGACACAGGCCATTCCTGTCCTCCTACAGGGCAAGGACCTGTGCGGCATCGCGCAGACCGGGACCGGCAAGACAGCCGCCTTCGCGCTGCCCAGCCTGGATCACTTCGCCCGCAATCCCAAGCAGACCCCGCTCCAGGGCTGCCGCATGCTCGTCCTGTCGCCGACCCGCGAGCTGGCGGCGCAGATCGCACAGAGCTTCCGCGACTATGGCCGCTTCATGAAGCTTTCCGTCGAAGTCGTCTTCGGCGGTGTTCCCATCAACCGCCAGATCCGGGCGCTGGGCCGCGGCGTCGATATCGTCGTCGCGACGCCGGGCCGTCTGCTCGACCTGATCGACCAGCGCGCCTTCACCATCAAGGATACGGAAATCTTCGTCCTCGACGAGGCCGACCAGATGATGGACATGGGCTTCATCCATCCGCTCAAGCGCATCGCGAAGCTGTTGCCCAGGGAACGGCAGAACCTTTTCTTTTCAGCCACGATGCCGGGCGAGATCGAATCGCTGGCTGCGCAGTTCCTCAATAATCCGGTGAAGGTCAGCGTCGCGCCGCAAGCCACCACGGCTGAACGCGTCCGCCAGCAGGCGACCTTCGTCAACCAGGTGGAAAAGCAGGCGCTCCTCACGCTCACCGTGAAGAATGAGCCGATCGATCGCGCCCTGATCTTCACCCGCACCAAGCATGGCGCCGATCGGGTCGTGCGTTTCCTGGAAGGCGCCGGCATCCAGTCCGTCGCGATCCATGGCAACAAGAGCCAGGCCCAGCGCACCACGGCGCTTCAGGCGTTCCGTCACGGCCATGTGAAGCTGCTGGTGGCGACCGACATCGCCGCGCGCGGCATCGACGTGTCGGGTGTCAGCCATGTCATCAATTTCGAGCTGCCCAATGTGCCCGAACAATATGTCCATCGCATCGGCCGTACTGCCCGCGCCGGGGCGGAGGGCGTCGCGATCAGCTTCGTGGCGGATGACGAGAAGCCATATCTGAAAGCTATCGAGCGGACCACGCGGATCAAGCTCGACATCGTGCCGCTGCCGGAGAATTTTGTGGAGGCAGTCCGCAACCTTCCGAAGGCAGCGCCGCAGCGCAAGGGCCGCGAACAGACGCCCGAGCAGAAGGCGAGACGGGCCGATGGTCAGCGTCGCTATCAGGACGATCAGCGGCAGCAGCGCGGCACTGCGGAACGGGCGCATCGTCCCGACGGAGACGCCAAGCCCGCCAAGAAGAACTTCCGGCGTGGTCGCGGCGGTGTCGGCGCGCATAAGGGCGCCGTGCAGAAGGTCGGCGGGCGCTAA
- the nth gene encoding endonuclease III, which produces MKKDQVFDFFSRLAEANPAPRTELEYGNDYQLLVAVVLSAQATDVGVNKATRALFREVETPAQMMELGEDGLKAHIKTIGLFNAKAKNVIALSGILVRDYAGQVPQDRDILTTLPGVGRKTANVVMNTAFGHETFAVDTHIFRVGNRTGLAPGKTPLAVEQKLEKRVPGPFRRDAHHWLILHGRYVCKARRPECWRCIVADLCRYKPKTPASKATTAAVG; this is translated from the coding sequence ATGAAAAAAGACCAGGTCTTCGACTTCTTCAGCCGTCTGGCCGAAGCGAATCCGGCCCCCCGCACGGAACTGGAATATGGTAACGACTATCAGTTGCTGGTGGCGGTCGTGCTGTCCGCCCAGGCGACGGACGTCGGCGTTAACAAGGCGACGCGTGCGCTGTTCCGCGAAGTGGAAACCCCCGCGCAGATGATGGAATTGGGCGAAGATGGCCTGAAGGCGCATATCAAGACCATCGGCCTGTTCAATGCCAAGGCAAAGAATGTCATCGCGCTCTCAGGGATTTTGGTGCGAGACTACGCAGGTCAGGTGCCGCAGGATCGCGACATATTAACGACACTGCCAGGCGTGGGACGAAAGACCGCGAATGTGGTGATGAACACCGCATTTGGACACGAGACATTCGCGGTCGATACACATATCTTCCGCGTCGGCAATCGAACCGGCCTGGCTCCAGGCAAGACGCCGCTTGCGGTCGAACAAAAGTTGGAGAAGCGCGTCCCCGGCCCCTTTCGCCGGGATGCCCATCATTGGCTGATCCTCCACGGGCGCTATGTGTGCAAGGCGCGGCGACCCGAATGCTGGCGCTGCATCGTCGCCGACCTGTGCCGTTACAAGCCGAAAACGCCCGCTTCTAAAGCCACCACCGCCGCCGTCGGCTGA
- a CDS encoding M16 family metallopeptidase — MSFSLRRPAVSLTVLALLLSGSPLPLSARTEPITTKSAVTASDTRAQVRPWLYENSDVPIDAAWRFGTLSNGLRYAVRRNGVPPGQVSIRLRMDVGSLMERPDELGYAHFMEHLTFRGSRHVPDGESKRIWQRLGVTFGSDSNAQTTPTGTTYALDLPQATQASLGESMKILAGMMANPNIVDSAVAAERAVVLAERREGDGPQMRISDASRRHFFAGQPLADHSPIGTVATLNAATAGRMEAFHQRWYRPENTVISIAGDIDPAVAEQIIKDNFASWSVAGKGAPLPDFGEPDPEAAATRVTVEPGAPTGLTMAWLRPWKPRADTIVYNQDKLTDMLALQIISRRLEQAARRGGSFLQASVDQQDVSRSADGTFVTIMPTGDNWEKALGDVRAIIEDAKASPPSQTEIDREYAQLDTALAIQVENADTEAGAKQASDLVSAVDIRETTVSPQAALEIFRSGRPSMTPQKMLDSTRRLFSAGVFRAFLITGKSVPGTEARLAAAVAAPVRAATDARLADKAITMADLPKLGPPGKVVLRTQTGLPGMESITFANGVKLTLFANDAETEKVRINVRFGHGQQAFSPTKPAPGWAANYALVASGIGDLGQRELDDLTNGRRMGMDFSIDDDAFELQAVTRPADYRDQLQLFAAKLAAPGWDPAPIARVKTGAAVAYDAMGRSPDSVLARDLNWLLRDKDVRFRTPSRAEVEALTPQGFRATWEPLLASGPIEVQVFGQVKAEEAIQAVAATFGAMPPRPDVPVPPANKRMRFPAPVASPVILRHKGDKEQAAAVMAWPTAGGLALTQEARQLEILTQIFNDRLFDKLRSTEGAAYSPSVQNSWPFSYENGGYILVTSQVRPDRVKYFYGVVKDTAADLANNPVSDDELQRAVAPMRQLLMRASTGNAFWMNQMEGATQDPRYVQAMQTMAKDMLNVTPAQLQALAAKYLASGKSWSAVVLPEGVAAH; from the coding sequence ATGAGCTTTTCCCTTCGGCGCCCTGCCGTTTCGCTGACCGTCCTCGCACTGCTTCTTTCGGGATCGCCGCTCCCGCTGTCGGCGCGGACGGAGCCGATCACTACCAAATCAGCCGTCACCGCGAGCGATACGCGGGCGCAGGTTCGTCCCTGGCTTTACGAAAACAGCGATGTGCCGATCGACGCGGCATGGCGATTCGGTACGCTGTCCAACGGCTTGCGCTACGCGGTTCGCCGCAACGGCGTGCCGCCAGGGCAGGTTTCCATCCGTCTGCGCATGGATGTGGGCTCTCTGATGGAGCGGCCCGACGAGCTTGGCTACGCGCATTTCATGGAACATCTGACCTTTCGCGGGTCACGCCATGTTCCCGATGGCGAATCGAAGCGGATATGGCAGCGTCTGGGCGTGACGTTCGGCAGCGACAGCAATGCCCAGACCACGCCCACGGGCACCACCTATGCGCTCGACCTGCCGCAGGCGACGCAGGCGAGCCTTGGCGAGAGCATGAAGATCCTGGCCGGCATGATGGCCAATCCCAACATCGTCGATAGCGCGGTCGCCGCCGAGCGGGCCGTCGTGCTGGCCGAACGGCGCGAAGGCGACGGGCCGCAAATGCGCATTTCGGATGCGAGCCGCCGCCATTTCTTCGCCGGACAGCCGCTCGCGGACCATAGTCCCATTGGCACGGTCGCCACGCTCAATGCCGCCACCGCCGGGCGGATGGAGGCGTTCCATCAGCGCTGGTATCGTCCAGAGAATACGGTGATCTCCATTGCGGGCGACATCGACCCAGCTGTCGCCGAGCAGATCATAAAGGATAATTTTGCGTCCTGGTCGGTGGCGGGGAAGGGAGCGCCGCTGCCTGATTTCGGGGAACCGGACCCCGAAGCTGCCGCCACGCGCGTAACCGTGGAACCGGGCGCGCCCACTGGCCTGACCATGGCATGGCTGCGCCCGTGGAAGCCGCGCGCTGACACGATCGTCTATAATCAGGACAAGCTGACTGATATGCTGGCGCTGCAGATCATCAGCCGCCGGTTGGAACAGGCTGCACGCCGCGGCGGCAGCTTTCTCCAGGCTAGCGTCGATCAGCAGGATGTCAGCCGTTCAGCCGACGGTACTTTCGTTACCATCATGCCCACGGGGGACAATTGGGAAAAAGCGCTGGGCGACGTCCGCGCCATCATTGAAGACGCCAAGGCGAGCCCGCCCAGCCAGACCGAAATCGACCGCGAATATGCGCAGCTCGATACGGCGCTCGCGATTCAGGTCGAAAATGCGGATACCGAAGCGGGGGCCAAGCAGGCGAGCGATCTGGTGAGCGCGGTCGATATTCGCGAAACCACGGTTAGCCCTCAAGCGGCGCTGGAGATATTCCGTTCGGGCCGGCCGTCCATGACGCCGCAGAAGATGCTCGATTCCACCCGCCGCCTTTTTTCCGCAGGTGTGTTCCGCGCATTTCTGATCACGGGAAAGTCAGTGCCAGGCACCGAGGCGAGATTGGCCGCCGCAGTCGCTGCGCCGGTCAGGGCCGCCACCGATGCCCGGTTGGCTGACAAGGCGATCACGATGGCGGATCTGCCCAAACTTGGTCCTCCGGGCAAGGTTGTTTTACGCACCCAGACCGGGCTGCCTGGTATGGAAAGCATAACCTTTGCCAATGGTGTGAAGCTGACGCTGTTCGCCAACGATGCGGAAACGGAAAAGGTCCGCATTAACGTCCGCTTCGGGCATGGCCAGCAGGCATTTTCGCCTACCAAGCCCGCGCCTGGTTGGGCCGCCAACTATGCCTTGGTGGCGAGCGGTATCGGCGATCTGGGTCAGAGGGAACTGGATGATCTGACCAATGGCCGCCGCATGGGCATGGATTTTTCGATCGACGACGACGCCTTCGAACTGCAGGCGGTGACGCGGCCCGCCGACTACAGGGATCAGCTTCAGCTATTTGCCGCTAAGCTCGCCGCGCCCGGCTGGGATCCCGCGCCAATCGCCCGTGTGAAGACGGGCGCTGCCGTCGCTTATGACGCGATGGGGCGCTCACCGGACTCGGTGCTGGCGCGCGACCTAAACTGGTTGTTGCGTGACAAGGACGTCCGGTTCCGCACGCCCTCGCGGGCCGAGGTGGAGGCGCTGACACCCCAGGGGTTCCGTGCCACATGGGAACCTCTGCTCGCCTCAGGGCCGATTGAAGTGCAGGTATTTGGACAGGTGAAGGCGGAAGAAGCAATCCAGGCGGTTGCCGCGACCTTTGGGGCGATGCCTCCCCGCCCGGACGTTCCTGTCCCCCCAGCTAACAAGCGGATGCGCTTTCCGGCTCCCGTCGCCAGCCCCGTCATTCTTCGGCACAAGGGCGATAAGGAGCAGGCGGCGGCGGTGATGGCCTGGCCCACTGCTGGCGGCTTGGCGCTTACCCAGGAGGCGCGCCAGCTGGAGATATTGACGCAGATTTTCAATGATCGGCTGTTCGACAAGCTGCGATCGACAGAGGGCGCGGCCTACTCGCCGAGCGTGCAGAATAGTTGGCCGTTCTCATATGAGAATGGTGGCTATATCCTTGTTACAAGTCAGGTCCGGCCCGATCGCGTCAAATATTTCTACGGCGTGGTCAAAGACACCGCCGCCGACCTCGCCAACAATCCGGTGAGCGATGATGAACTGCAACGCGCCGTCGCTCCGATGCGTCAGCTCCTGATGCGCGCCAGTACGGGCAACGCCTTCTGGATGAACCAGATGGAAGGAGCGACGCAGGATCCTCGCTACGTGCAGGCGATGCAGACCATGGCCAAGGATATGCTGAACGTCACGCCTGCCCAGCTTCAAGCCCTGGCCGCCAAATATCTGGCGTCGGGCAAGAGTTGGTCGGCAGTAGTGCTGCCCGAGGGGGTAGCGGCACATTGA
- a CDS encoding NifU family protein: MLIETESTPNPATVKFIPGRVVMGMGTRDFATPEEAEASPLAAALFGLGDVTGVFFGGDFISVTIGPGAQWSDAKPEILSILLDHFSANMPLFTQGSASDIMIPQEEEFADDPEDAEIVAQIRELIDTRVRPAVANDGGDIVYRGFERGTVFLRMQGACSGCPSSTATLKNGIEQLLKHYVPEVTEVRAV; this comes from the coding sequence ATGCTGATCGAGACAGAATCAACGCCCAATCCGGCAACCGTCAAATTCATCCCCGGCCGCGTGGTCATGGGCATGGGAACGCGCGACTTCGCAACGCCCGAAGAGGCTGAAGCATCACCCCTTGCCGCCGCACTGTTCGGGCTGGGGGACGTCACCGGCGTATTTTTCGGCGGAGACTTTATTTCGGTCACCATCGGCCCCGGCGCGCAGTGGAGCGATGCTAAGCCGGAGATATTGTCGATCCTGCTCGATCATTTTTCAGCCAACATGCCCTTGTTCACCCAAGGGTCGGCTTCCGACATAATGATCCCGCAGGAGGAAGAGTTCGCCGACGACCCGGAGGACGCGGAGATCGTCGCGCAGATCCGCGAGTTGATCGACACGCGGGTACGGCCCGCCGTCGCCAATGACGGCGGCGACATCGTCTATCGCGGGTTCGAACGCGGCACGGTGTTTCTGCGCATGCAGGGCGCCTGTTCGGGCTGCCCGTCATCCACGGCGACGCTGAAGAACGGCATCGAGCAACTGCTGAAACATTATGTCCCCGAAGTGACGGAAGTTCGCGCCGTTTGA
- a CDS encoding pyridoxamine 5'-phosphate oxidase family protein: MSNESDIRHRFWTELSQSPFVMIGLQGSHEHTLPMTAQLDPGANHCFWFYTTKDNRLAAGGPAMAQFVGKGHYLFACIDGTLVEETDPAVIDRYWSHEVAAWYPGGRQDPNLLMLRFNLGHAEIWRADMSLGGVFKQMFGGDVRDEMRAKHVEISL; the protein is encoded by the coding sequence ATGAGCAACGAGTCCGATATCCGCCACCGCTTCTGGACCGAATTGTCGCAAAGCCCCTTCGTCATGATCGGCTTGCAGGGGTCGCATGAACATACGCTGCCCATGACGGCTCAGCTGGATCCGGGGGCCAATCATTGTTTCTGGTTCTATACTACCAAGGACAACCGACTGGCCGCGGGTGGCCCTGCCATGGCTCAGTTCGTTGGCAAGGGCCATTATCTGTTCGCCTGCATCGACGGGACGTTGGTGGAGGAAACCGATCCGGCGGTGATCGACCGCTATTGGTCCCATGAAGTCGCCGCCTGGTATCCTGGCGGGCGGCAGGACCCCAATCTGCTGATGCTGCGCTTCAACCTTGGCCACGCTGAAATCTGGCGTGCGGACATGTCGCTGGGCGGCGTATTCAAACAGATGTTCGGTGGCGACGTGCGCGATGAAATGCGCGCGAAGCATGTGGAAATATCGCTCTGA
- a CDS encoding DUF4118 domain-containing protein — MKTSAADRDIRHNEMTRRIAGYAATLLLIAGATVAGLLIASRWGNEPVALLYIPPVLVAALICGLWPALVAAAISTLTYNFYFTVPYRTFFINNPADVVTVTALFLVAVVTSRLAASLREQSRRADAHAARNATIAGLARRLLSRSGEAAVAEIAVRELARLFRSQAALVIGHGEPQIIASVPTSVALPPSDLAAAALTLETGAPSGRGVRRVDLADWQFHPINSERAVLAAVGLAREDGLPPVAGNQRQLLGNLLDQIALALERARLEGEAREVAALRERDRLRSALLTSIGEDVKPRLNAIAAAARTLRRSEGGDKSLATTVAAETAQLGRYIDALVDLSPGDDQEPLNIGPLAIDLHRRIVRRDGKDVHLTPKEYAVLAELAKHSGRVLTHAHLLRSVWGPAQQDNIDYLRVAVRNLRQKLEQDPARPALIINEPAVGYRLALQ, encoded by the coding sequence ATGAAAACCAGTGCGGCAGACCGGGACATCCGGCACAACGAGATGACCAGGCGCATTGCGGGCTATGCCGCTACGTTGCTGCTGATTGCGGGCGCAACGGTCGCGGGTTTGCTGATTGCGTCACGCTGGGGCAATGAGCCGGTGGCTCTGCTCTATATTCCACCGGTGCTGGTCGCTGCGCTCATCTGCGGGCTGTGGCCTGCGCTTGTAGCCGCCGCCATCTCGACTCTCACCTATAATTTCTACTTTACCGTACCCTACCGTACCTTCTTCATTAACAATCCGGCGGATGTGGTGACGGTTACCGCACTGTTCCTGGTCGCCGTAGTCACCAGCCGCCTTGCCGCCTCCCTTCGGGAACAGAGCCGGCGCGCCGACGCTCATGCCGCGCGCAACGCCACGATCGCGGGCCTTGCGCGCCGCCTGCTATCCCGCTCCGGCGAGGCAGCTGTCGCTGAGATCGCGGTCCGCGAGCTGGCTCGCCTGTTCAGAAGCCAAGCGGCACTCGTCATCGGACATGGTGAGCCGCAAATCATCGCGTCCGTCCCGACCAGCGTTGCGCTCCCGCCGAGCGACCTTGCCGCTGCGGCGTTGACGCTCGAAACTGGCGCGCCGTCGGGGCGCGGCGTTCGCCGGGTTGATCTCGCCGACTGGCAGTTCCATCCAATCAACTCGGAGCGCGCGGTCCTCGCCGCTGTGGGTCTAGCCCGCGAAGACGGCCTGCCGCCGGTTGCGGGGAACCAGCGCCAATTGCTAGGTAATCTGCTCGACCAGATCGCACTTGCGCTAGAGCGTGCCCGGTTGGAGGGCGAGGCGCGCGAGGTCGCCGCACTGCGCGAGCGCGACCGTTTGCGTTCAGCGCTGCTCACGTCGATCGGCGAAGACGTAAAGCCGCGCCTTAACGCCATCGCCGCCGCCGCGCGCACGCTGCGGCGGTCCGAAGGCGGCGACAAGTCGCTCGCAACGACCGTGGCTGCCGAGACTGCCCAACTCGGTCGTTACATAGATGCTCTGGTCGATCTTAGCCCCGGTGACGATCAGGAGCCCCTGAACATTGGCCCCCTTGCCATCGATCTTCACCGCCGCATCGTCCGGCGCGACGGTAAGGACGTGCACCTCACTCCCAAGGAATATGCGGTTCTCGCTGAACTCGCCAAACATTCGGGCCGCGTGCTCACTCACGCTCACCTCCTGCGTTCGGTCTGGGGGCCGGCTCAGCAGGACAATATCGACTATTTGCGCGTCGCAGTGCGAAACCTGCGCCAGAAGCTGGAACAAGACCCCGCCCGGCCCGCGTTGATCATCAACGAACCCGCCGTGGGTTACCGCCTCGCTCTTCAATGA
- the dapB gene encoding 4-hydroxy-tetrahydrodipicolinate reductase, producing MTKIGLFGAAGRMGRAIAQVATEAGLSISGGTDRAGSGDILPGLAISADPLALAAQSDVLIDFSAPSALSAHLDACVAAKKPILIGTTGLEPAHHALIDAAASVIPVLQTGNTSLGVNLLAALVEQAASRLGDDWDIEILEMHHRHKVDAPSGTALLLGEAAAHGRNISLATQSDRGRDGITGARQPGVIGFAALRGGSVAGDHQVIFAADGERIELGHRAESRAIFARGAVKGASWLLNQPVGRYDMKAVLGL from the coding sequence ATGACGAAGATCGGACTATTCGGGGCAGCGGGCCGCATGGGACGCGCAATCGCTCAGGTCGCGACCGAAGCCGGGCTAAGCATCAGCGGCGGCACGGACCGTGCAGGCAGCGGCGACATTCTGCCCGGCTTGGCCATCAGCGCCGATCCGCTGGCGCTCGCCGCGCAGAGCGACGTGCTGATCGATTTTTCCGCGCCCAGCGCCCTCTCCGCCCATTTGGATGCATGCGTTGCCGCGAAAAAGCCAATCCTGATCGGTACGACCGGGCTTGAACCGGCTCATCATGCCCTGATCGACGCAGCCGCCAGCGTGATCCCCGTGTTGCAGACCGGCAATACATCTCTGGGCGTCAACCTGCTGGCAGCGCTGGTGGAGCAGGCGGCATCCCGGCTGGGTGATGACTGGGACATCGAAATCCTCGAAATGCATCATCGGCACAAAGTTGATGCCCCCTCCGGTACTGCCCTATTATTGGGCGAGGCAGCCGCACACGGGAGAAACATTAGCCTCGCCACCCAAAGCGACCGCGGCCGCGATGGCATCACGGGCGCAAGGCAACCGGGCGTGATCGGCTTCGCCGCGCTGCGGGGTGGATCGGTGGCGGGCGACCATCAGGTCATCTTCGCCGCCGATGGGGAACGGATCGAACTCGGCCACCGCGCCGAAAGCCGCGCCATCTTCGCCCGTGGCGCAGTGAAGGGAGCCTCCTGGCTCTTGAACCAACCAGTCGGCCGATATGATATGAAAGCGGTACTGGGCCTCTGA
- the tsaB gene encoding tRNA (adenosine(37)-N6)-threonylcarbamoyltransferase complex dimerization subunit type 1 TsaB: MRILVIDTATQALSVALLDDGVPAGHFHEIVGRGHAEALMPAIAALPDGGRADGIAVDLGPGSFTGVRIGIAAARALALAWSLPLRGYGALSLIAAKAAQDHPGGPIAVTITGGHGELFWQCFEPDGLTPITQPASTPIAVLAAQLDQPILYGTGAEALVTARGHGAAIALYPNSADYPLIAGLPPLPPSPIYCRDADAQPMSMRKPL; the protein is encoded by the coding sequence TTGCGCATTCTCGTCATCGACACCGCGACGCAGGCGCTGTCCGTGGCGCTGCTCGACGATGGCGTCCCGGCAGGACATTTTCACGAAATAGTGGGCCGGGGTCATGCCGAAGCATTGATGCCCGCAATTGCCGCGCTGCCAGATGGCGGCCGCGCCGACGGAATCGCGGTGGACCTGGGACCGGGCAGCTTTACCGGCGTACGGATCGGAATCGCTGCGGCGCGGGCGCTTGCGCTTGCCTGGTCGCTCCCCTTACGGGGTTATGGCGCGCTATCCCTGATAGCGGCGAAGGCAGCGCAGGACCATCCAGGCGGCCCGATCGCAGTCACCATCACCGGGGGACATGGCGAACTGTTCTGGCAATGCTTTGAACCCGACGGGCTGACCCCCATCACGCAGCCTGCGTCCACGCCCATCGCGGTGCTGGCCGCGCAGCTTGATCAGCCCATTCTCTATGGCACGGGCGCGGAAGCGCTGGTGACGGCGCGCGGACATGGCGCCGCCATCGCCCTGTATCCCAACTCGGCGGACTATCCGCTGATCGCGGGGCTGCCGCCGCTGCCCCCCTCCCCCATATATTGCCGCGACGCGGACGCGCAGCCGATGTCGATGCGCAAGCCGCTATGA